In a genomic window of Methanosarcina horonobensis HB-1 = JCM 15518:
- a CDS encoding DUF1699 family protein yields MRIRVVSSREEIFTLNPNERLVHLAFRPSNKDIFGLVETCPKIEVIQLPKSYMATVSKSIEMFLQMQRVQLLEGDVWGHRKDINEYYAIPSSVIEKIKEMKTEGKATEEIEKKVSRESKLNPEMVAYILNKEVSA; encoded by the coding sequence ATGAGAATAAGAGTGGTTAGTTCAAGAGAAGAAATCTTTACACTCAATCCTAATGAGCGTCTTGTTCACCTGGCTTTCAGGCCTTCAAATAAGGATATTTTTGGATTGGTAGAGACCTGTCCGAAGATTGAGGTAATTCAGTTACCCAAATCTTATATGGCTACAGTTTCAAAATCCATAGAAATGTTCCTGCAGATGCAACGAGTCCAGCTCCTGGAAGGAGATGTCTGGGGACACAGGAAAGACATAAACGAATACTACGCAATTCCCTCTTCAGTGATTGAAAAGATTAAGGAAATGAAAACCGAAGGTAAAGCAACTGAGGAAATTGAGAAAAAGGTTTCAAGGGAAAGCAAGCTTAACCCTGAAATGGTCGCTTATATCCTGAACAAGGAAGTCTCTGCCTGA
- a CDS encoding flippase: protein MSVNESINRIVGGSGVILAGTFLGMLLDILIKKVMTSHLSPADFGTYSLALTVISISGAVATLGLNEGVPRYIAFFRGRQEEQKVHELILSAILMGIIAGLLAILVSPSLFEKLAGEGFDAQGQILSIVKILVFAIPFTILLNLTVAIYRGFDRTNVNMYFYNIIRPVSLLGFASTAVFFGASLKGVVFADLLSMVFTFGIMSVYFIKKPPVKPELKFKFSEPTRQLIRYSFPLLITATLLNLMSWTDTIMLGYFKPAEVVGVYNAVYPLVGFLSLVIASMGYVYVPVASKLWGLNETQPVGSIYAVMTKWCFLLTFPIFALIFVYPEFLITKLYGAEYIGGTTALRVLAMGFIANSYFGFNYHTLLASGDSDFLMKCSVASAGINVVINFTLIPDYGMVGAAIGTAVSYASIEVLMTLRAWKKQNMHPFTSMYRKLTLVCVILTAFMLAIKEVIPLSGAAWEYAVFIIAYFAIVHYANILDRTEVSMIGEIRKTIRQNVSGHIPQAIRTLAS, encoded by the coding sequence ATGTCAGTTAACGAATCGATTAACCGGATAGTGGGCGGTTCCGGTGTAATACTTGCAGGAACCTTCCTCGGGATGCTTCTCGATATCCTGATTAAAAAAGTAATGACATCACACCTCTCGCCAGCCGACTTCGGCACATATTCCCTCGCACTTACAGTAATATCAATTTCAGGTGCAGTCGCAACTCTCGGACTTAATGAAGGAGTGCCCAGATATATTGCGTTCTTCAGGGGCAGGCAGGAGGAACAGAAGGTACATGAATTAATACTATCAGCTATACTTATGGGCATTATTGCAGGCCTGCTTGCGATTCTGGTTTCGCCTTCACTGTTCGAAAAACTGGCAGGAGAGGGATTTGATGCACAGGGCCAGATCCTGTCCATAGTTAAGATCCTGGTCTTTGCTATTCCGTTCACCATACTCCTGAACCTGACAGTAGCGATCTACAGAGGATTCGACCGTACGAATGTTAATATGTATTTCTATAACATCATAAGGCCGGTATCCCTGCTCGGATTTGCTTCAACGGCCGTATTCTTCGGTGCTTCTCTGAAAGGAGTCGTGTTTGCAGACCTGCTTTCAATGGTATTTACTTTCGGCATAATGTCGGTGTACTTTATAAAGAAACCGCCAGTTAAACCGGAACTGAAGTTTAAGTTCAGCGAACCAACCCGGCAGCTGATAAGGTACTCATTCCCGCTCCTGATAACTGCAACTCTGCTGAACCTCATGAGCTGGACAGATACCATAATGCTCGGCTATTTCAAGCCGGCTGAAGTTGTAGGGGTTTACAATGCAGTGTATCCTCTAGTAGGGTTCCTGTCCCTGGTAATAGCTTCCATGGGCTATGTGTATGTTCCTGTGGCATCAAAGCTATGGGGTCTGAACGAAACTCAACCGGTTGGTTCGATCTATGCGGTAATGACCAAATGGTGCTTCCTGCTTACATTCCCTATCTTTGCACTGATATTTGTGTATCCTGAGTTTCTTATTACGAAGCTCTACGGAGCGGAATATATAGGGGGTACCACTGCCCTGCGCGTCCTTGCCATGGGATTCATAGCAAACTCATATTTCGGATTCAACTACCACACTTTACTGGCATCCGGAGATTCTGACTTCCTGATGAAGTGTTCGGTTGCAAGTGCAGGAATTAACGTCGTAATTAATTTCACGCTTATACCTGACTATGGCATGGTAGGCGCGGCTATAGGGACTGCCGTATCTTATGCATCGATAGAAGTCTTAATGACCTTAAGAGCCTGGAAGAAGCAGAATATGCATCCTTTCACTTCTATGTACAGAAAGCTGACCCTGGTTTGTGTCATCTTGACTGCATTCATGCTCGCTATCAAGGAAGTAATTCCGCTTTCCGGTGCAGCCTGGGAATACGCAGTCTTCATCATTGCGTACTTTGCAATCGTTCATTATGCAAACATACTGGACAGAACTGAAGTAAGCATGATAGGAGAGATAAGAAAAACAATCCGGCAAAATGTCAGTGGCCACATTCCTCAGGCAATCAGGACACTTGCATCATAA
- a CDS encoding GNAT family N-acetyltransferase yields MPLIFFPISTERLCLVPASVKLYLLELHDRQAFASSLKANVPAGWPPDQITPEVIEEFIGRMKTRDRKIWSFYWLLHQKASELPVLIGSGGFLAHENGTLEIGYSVLSDYQNKGYATEAVRSMLHWALSSLKQDCIIANTYPHLKASIRVLEKNSFLFKGDGPEEGTITYEFRRRNGNL; encoded by the coding sequence ATGCCTCTTATTTTTTTTCCTATCAGCACCGAAAGGCTGTGCTTAGTTCCTGCAAGTGTGAAACTTTATCTTCTGGAACTGCACGACCGTCAGGCTTTTGCTTCATCTCTCAAAGCTAATGTTCCGGCGGGATGGCCGCCTGATCAGATAACCCCTGAGGTAATCGAAGAATTCATAGGAAGGATGAAGACAAGAGACCGAAAAATTTGGAGTTTCTACTGGCTTCTACACCAGAAGGCTTCAGAATTGCCTGTCCTGATAGGAAGTGGAGGATTTCTTGCTCACGAAAACGGGACTCTTGAGATAGGATATTCCGTCCTTTCTGATTACCAGAATAAAGGGTATGCAACGGAAGCGGTCCGATCTATGCTGCATTGGGCTCTGTCCAGTCTTAAACAAGACTGCATTATAGCCAATACATACCCACACCTGAAGGCTTCGATTCGTGTACTGGAAAAAAACAGTTTTCTTTTTAAAGGAGACGGACCTGAAGAAGGAACAATAACTTATGAGTTTCGACGAAGAAATGGAAATCTCTGA
- a CDS encoding carboxymuconolactone decarboxylase family protein: protein MSENPLQVIMDKDPEFFKLLESTRRLAFSEGGMPMKYKFLIAMALDAANGAVDGVKVLAVQAMQAGATKEEVMEAIRIAQYIFGVGSVYTAARALNDVL, encoded by the coding sequence TTGTCAGAAAATCCCTTGCAGGTTATAATGGATAAAGACCCTGAATTTTTCAAACTTCTCGAAAGTACTCGCAGACTTGCATTTTCAGAAGGTGGAATGCCAATGAAATACAAGTTCCTCATTGCAATGGCTCTGGATGCAGCTAATGGTGCAGTTGATGGGGTAAAAGTCCTTGCAGTTCAGGCGATGCAGGCAGGGGCTACAAAAGAAGAGGTTATGGAAGCAATAAGGATAGCCCAGTATATTTTTGGAGTTGGAAGCGTTTACACGGCTGCAAGAGCTCTTAACGATGTTTTATAA
- a CDS encoding aldo/keto reductase, with the protein MLYRKMPKNGDELSVLGFGCMRLPVKEDGTIDESRAMSQVRYTIDHGVNYIDTAWPYHMGESEPFVGRTLADGYREKVKLATKLPSWLIASREDMDRYLNAQLERLRTDHIDYYLVHGLAGEVWDKLEALGVTDFLDKAKADGRIINAGFSFHGSIEDFKRIVDAYPWTFCQIQYNFMDENHQAGTEGLKYAASKDLGVIVMEPLLGGNLASPIPSEVEEIWNEAAVKRTPVEWALRWVWNHSEVTVVLSGMNEESQVEENLKIADEAYPNSLTEAEVQLVNKVEQKYRQLMKIGCTGCKYCMPCPSGVDVPECFSIYNNLHMFGNVEGARFKYAVTMSGIFTNTEPGGFASQCIECGQCMEKCPQGLKIPELLKAVVEELEGPDLEQRIAMAKRIFKKG; encoded by the coding sequence ATGCTTTACAGAAAGATGCCAAAGAATGGAGACGAACTCTCCGTACTGGGGTTCGGGTGTATGCGCCTGCCAGTAAAAGAAGACGGCACAATAGATGAAAGCAGGGCAATGAGCCAGGTACGTTATACAATCGATCACGGAGTAAACTACATAGACACTGCATGGCCTTACCATATGGGAGAAAGCGAACCTTTTGTAGGAAGGACTCTTGCTGATGGATATCGGGAAAAAGTTAAACTTGCTACAAAATTGCCCTCCTGGCTCATAGCGAGCAGAGAAGACATGGACCGGTACTTAAATGCCCAGCTTGAGAGGCTAAGGACAGATCATATAGACTACTATTTAGTCCACGGTCTCGCAGGAGAGGTATGGGACAAACTGGAAGCTCTTGGTGTGACCGATTTCCTTGATAAAGCAAAGGCTGATGGCCGTATTATCAACGCCGGCTTTTCTTTCCACGGGTCAATAGAGGACTTTAAACGGATTGTAGATGCATATCCCTGGACCTTCTGCCAGATCCAGTACAATTTCATGGACGAAAACCACCAGGCAGGAACTGAAGGGCTTAAGTATGCAGCTTCAAAGGACCTGGGTGTTATTGTCATGGAGCCTCTGCTCGGAGGCAATCTGGCAAGTCCGATACCTTCTGAAGTAGAGGAGATATGGAACGAAGCGGCGGTAAAACGCACGCCTGTAGAATGGGCACTCCGCTGGGTGTGGAACCATTCTGAGGTTACGGTTGTGCTCTCTGGCATGAATGAAGAGTCTCAGGTTGAAGAGAACCTGAAAATAGCAGATGAAGCCTATCCGAACTCTCTGACTGAAGCAGAAGTACAGCTTGTCAATAAAGTTGAGCAAAAATACCGTCAGCTCATGAAGATTGGCTGCACGGGTTGCAAGTATTGCATGCCCTGCCCTTCAGGAGTTGACGTCCCTGAATGCTTCAGTATTTACAATAACCTGCACATGTTCGGGAATGTGGAGGGGGCCAGATTCAAGTATGCAGTCACGATGAGCGGAATATTTACAAATACCGAACCAGGGGGATTTGCTTCTCAGTGCATTGAGTGCGGTCAATGTATGGAGAAATGTCCCCAGGGTCTGAAAATCCCTGAGCTTCTCAAAGCTGTGGTAGAAGAGCTGGAGGGACCTGACCTGGAGCAGAGGATAGCCATGGCTAAGCGGATCTTCAAGAAGGGTTAA
- a CDS encoding YihY/virulence factor BrkB family protein, whose amino-acid sequence MKHVKDLVKGTIKEWIEDDAQAYSAALAFYFVLSLPALLLFLVYVGSIFLISEEIQNNITDYLQGPVDQSVIDMISAIFENIPDFSSLSIGALIGFLFLLWSASNIFRQLKNFLEKIWNIKPAESNTIKDFTKDAIVSFFIVIGLGGLLILSIIIEGVVYAVSSIFQGFFPFSPSIAQYTGSIASFLILVLFFMLVYRVLPDTKLDLKPVFIGSLVTVILITIGKYAMGLYLSYSNLTSIYGAIGSIIGLFLLIYYSSIMITIGAEFTKVYSESRTSP is encoded by the coding sequence TTGAAACATGTAAAAGATCTGGTCAAAGGGACAATAAAGGAGTGGATTGAAGATGATGCACAGGCTTACAGTGCTGCGCTGGCCTTTTATTTTGTGTTAAGCCTTCCGGCCCTTTTGTTGTTTTTAGTATATGTAGGAAGTATTTTCTTAATATCAGAAGAGATCCAGAATAATATAACAGACTATCTGCAGGGACCCGTTGATCAGAGCGTGATTGACATGATATCTGCAATTTTTGAAAATATTCCGGATTTCAGTTCCCTCTCAATAGGCGCATTAATTGGATTTTTGTTCCTTCTCTGGAGTGCAAGCAATATTTTCAGACAATTGAAAAATTTCCTTGAGAAAATCTGGAATATCAAGCCCGCTGAGTCCAATACTATTAAAGACTTTACAAAAGATGCAATTGTTTCCTTTTTTATAGTCATAGGTCTTGGAGGACTCCTTATACTTAGTATAATTATTGAAGGAGTTGTTTATGCAGTTTCAAGCATATTTCAGGGTTTTTTCCCTTTTTCGCCTTCTATTGCCCAGTATACAGGTTCCATAGCCAGCTTCCTGATCCTTGTGCTGTTTTTCATGCTTGTATACAGGGTGTTGCCCGATACAAAGCTTGATTTGAAGCCTGTTTTTATAGGATCACTCGTAACAGTAATTCTCATAACCATAGGCAAGTACGCAATGGGCCTTTATTTATCATATAGCAACCTTACAAGCATCTACGGGGCAATCGGGTCAATCATAGGGTTATTTCTTCTGATTTACTATTCTTCAATTATGATTACAATTGGTGCTGAGTTCACAAAAGTCTACTCTGAATCACGAACTTCTCCCTGA
- a CDS encoding symporter small accessory protein, producing the protein MLGIIDPQIWIAYILCFVSALGCIAYGILMWNAGAEEEVVQ; encoded by the coding sequence ATGCTCGGAATTATTGATCCCCAGATCTGGATTGCATATATCCTGTGTTTTGTTAGCGCTCTTGGATGCATTGCATATGGCATTTTGATGTGGAATGCCGGTGCTGAAGAGGAGGTTGTGCAATAA
- a CDS encoding PAS domain-containing protein gives MLKYERDRVQNYLDIAGTIIIAIDTEQKVALIIKKSSELLGYHQKDILGKNWFDTFIPEKCRQETKEVYLQLISGNLGSFEHFENPVLTRNGEERIIRWYNSILKDKKGRIIGTLSSGEDITERKKVEEEMKVRSVAMDSSLTAIAIANPEGYITYVNSAFVKLWDFFNEEEVLGKSVRDLGTSGKTITLVINELFSRGSWAGELSCRRKDRTEFHVHLSASLVMDETGKTICIMGSFRIYQGIKKQNR, from the coding sequence ATGCTAAAGTATGAAAGGGACCGTGTACAGAATTACTTGGATATTGCAGGGACAATAATAATTGCTATTGATACCGAACAAAAAGTTGCGCTTATAATCAAAAAAAGTTCCGAGCTTCTTGGTTATCATCAAAAGGACATTCTTGGAAAAAACTGGTTTGATACCTTCATACCTGAGAAATGCAGGCAGGAAACAAAAGAGGTTTATTTACAGTTAATCTCCGGAAACCTTGGGTCTTTTGAACACTTTGAAAATCCTGTTTTAACCCGAAATGGCGAGGAACGTATAATCAGGTGGTATAACAGCATTCTGAAGGACAAAAAAGGCAGAATTATCGGAACCCTGAGTTCCGGGGAAGATATTACTGAACGCAAAAAAGTAGAGGAAGAAATGAAGGTCAGAAGTGTGGCTATGGACTCTTCCCTCACTGCCATAGCTATAGCCAACCCTGAAGGCTATATTACTTATGTTAATTCGGCTTTCGTGAAACTCTGGGACTTCTTCAATGAAGAGGAGGTCCTTGGAAAATCAGTCAGAGATTTGGGGACTTCGGGTAAGACGATTACTCTTGTTATAAATGAACTTTTCTCCAGAGGAAGCTGGGCAGGAGAACTAAGCTGCAGGAGAAAAGACAGAACTGAGTTTCATGTCCACCTTTCAGCAAGTCTTGTAATGGATGAGACTGGAAAAACTATCTGCATCATGGGATCATTTCGGATATATCAGGGAATAAAGAAGCAGAACAGATGA
- a CDS encoding sodium:solute symporter family protein, with protein MVVSTPVLGLAVLIYLMVIFYLGWVGYKKTKDIDDYMIAGRKIHSYVLALSYGATFISTSAIVGFGGAAGVLGMGLLWLTFMNVFVGIFIAFVIFGSKTRRMGLNLRAVTFPELMGRRFESRFIQGFSGILLGIFMPLYSGIVLIGAARFLETTLGINYDVAVLVFTVIIAAYVITGGLIAVMYTDALQGALMFVGMGVLMFLTYSKLGGITEAHRMLTDMAPLVPESLVQGGHLGWTAMPAFGSTLWWTLVSTLVLGVGIGVLAQPQLAVRFMTVKDDRALNRAVLVGGPFIFMMTGVAFTVGALSNAYFYKTQNLISIAVAKGNTDLIIPEYINSSMPDLFVILFMLTLLAAAMSTLSSQFHTMGTAIGHDFYREYLMKGKSGKTVTITKLGIAVTILASVILAYMLPISIIASATAIFFGLCAAAFLPMYTGALFWKRMTKEGAIASLIVGTFSSLFWLVFVHAKEASPLGISQALFGKATLLTGTWTVIDPILVATPLAILAAVVVSLVTSPPSNEHLETCYGKKAINR; from the coding sequence ATGGTTGTAAGCACTCCTGTTCTCGGACTGGCGGTTCTGATCTACCTGATGGTGATATTTTACCTGGGATGGGTAGGATACAAAAAAACGAAAGACATAGACGACTACATGATTGCAGGGAGGAAGATTCATTCATACGTACTTGCCCTTTCTTATGGGGCAACTTTCATAAGCACGTCTGCAATAGTGGGGTTCGGCGGGGCAGCCGGAGTCCTCGGGATGGGGCTTTTGTGGCTCACATTCATGAACGTTTTTGTAGGGATATTCATCGCCTTCGTCATATTCGGGTCAAAAACCAGGCGTATGGGTTTAAATCTCAGGGCTGTGACTTTTCCGGAGTTAATGGGAAGACGCTTTGAATCAAGATTCATACAGGGCTTTTCAGGGATTCTGCTGGGTATATTCATGCCTCTTTATTCCGGAATAGTCCTCATAGGAGCTGCAAGGTTCCTTGAGACTACACTTGGAATTAATTATGATGTCGCGGTTTTAGTCTTTACAGTTATAATTGCAGCCTATGTGATAACAGGCGGTTTAATAGCTGTCATGTACACCGACGCACTTCAGGGAGCCCTAATGTTTGTAGGTATGGGAGTTTTAATGTTCCTGACCTACTCAAAACTTGGCGGCATTACGGAAGCACACAGAATGCTAACCGATATGGCTCCGCTTGTTCCGGAATCCCTTGTACAGGGAGGACACCTGGGGTGGACTGCGATGCCTGCGTTCGGTTCAACTCTGTGGTGGACCCTTGTCTCAACTCTTGTCCTGGGAGTTGGAATAGGAGTCCTTGCCCAGCCGCAACTTGCAGTCAGGTTCATGACGGTTAAGGATGACAGAGCCCTTAACAGGGCAGTCCTTGTAGGCGGGCCTTTCATTTTCATGATGACAGGAGTCGCGTTTACCGTAGGTGCGCTTTCAAATGCCTACTTCTATAAGACACAGAACCTGATCTCAATTGCAGTTGCAAAAGGAAATACCGACCTTATAATTCCCGAGTACATTAACAGCTCCATGCCTGACCTTTTTGTTATCCTTTTTATGCTTACCCTGCTTGCTGCCGCAATGTCTACATTGAGCTCACAGTTCCATACAATGGGCACGGCAATAGGACACGACTTTTACCGCGAGTACCTTATGAAAGGAAAATCCGGCAAAACCGTTACCATAACAAAACTGGGTATCGCAGTAACAATTCTTGCAAGTGTGATTCTTGCATATATGCTTCCGATAAGTATTATTGCAAGTGCCACAGCAATTTTCTTCGGGCTCTGTGCAGCAGCTTTCCTTCCGATGTATACAGGCGCCCTTTTCTGGAAGCGCATGACAAAAGAAGGAGCTATTGCAAGCCTTATTGTCGGGACGTTTAGCAGCCTTTTCTGGCTTGTTTTCGTGCACGCAAAAGAAGCCTCCCCTCTCGGTATCAGTCAGGCTCTTTTCGGAAAAGCTACCCTCCTGACCGGAACCTGGACTGTTATTGATCCCATACTTGTTGCAACTCCACTTGCTATACTAGCAGCCGTTGTTGTAAGCCTTGTAACCAGCCCTCCGTCAAATGAACATCTTGAAACCTGTTACGGAAAGAAGGCCATAAACAGATAA
- a CDS encoding large conductance mechanosensitive channel protein MscL — translation MGLLSEFKEFLYEYKVIPLAVAFIMGIASTALVKSLVDNVIMPIITPFVPGGGWETATLEIGSIVISWGAFLAELINFAIIAFAVFIIAKKVLKEEKVEKK, via the coding sequence ATGGGTCTTTTAAGCGAATTCAAAGAATTCCTTTACGAATACAAGGTAATTCCCCTTGCAGTTGCTTTTATCATGGGAATAGCATCCACAGCTCTTGTAAAGTCACTCGTGGATAATGTCATCATGCCGATTATCACACCTTTTGTTCCTGGAGGGGGCTGGGAGACAGCAACCCTTGAGATCGGGTCAATAGTAATAAGTTGGGGAGCTTTTCTGGCAGAGTTGATAAATTTCGCTATAATTGCATTCGCAGTCTTTATCATCGCAAAGAAGGTGCTGAAGGAAGAAAAAGTTGAAAAGAAATAA
- a CDS encoding cupin domain-containing protein codes for MFCKSDSNGYRELLPGIRMKAVVYGENTLMTEFLLRCGSTLPSHDHIHEQTGYLVSGKILLTLDSETFEVSPGDSWNIPGGITHSAKALEDSVAIEVFSPRRDEYIE; via the coding sequence ATGTTTTGCAAAAGCGATTCAAACGGGTATAGAGAACTTCTTCCCGGAATCAGGATGAAAGCGGTGGTCTACGGGGAAAATACCCTGATGACCGAATTCCTTTTGAGATGCGGAAGTACCCTTCCTTCTCATGATCATATCCATGAACAGACCGGCTATCTGGTATCAGGAAAAATTCTCCTGACTCTTGACAGCGAAACATTTGAAGTGAGCCCTGGGGATTCATGGAACATTCCTGGCGGTATAACTCACAGTGCCAAAGCTCTGGAAGACTCCGTAGCCATCGAAGTTTTTTCTCCGAGGAGGGATGAGTACATAGAGTGA
- a CDS encoding PAS domain-containing protein, with protein sequence MDSLKKDGNRIWISVSPYLVIDSDNRPNFVVFQIDDITRQKKADISSRVPERSFDSIFENSTDGVAINEQVGNFLEANQILCDKLGYSRDELLNKTATEFIILKSSKVFAEKVRELYRNGQAAVQVMAICKSGAILPVELSMWLIEYKGKQAIFSIVADLTKRKSRTNAKV encoded by the coding sequence ATGGATTCCTTAAAAAAAGATGGAAACAGGATATGGATAAGCGTATCACCATATCTTGTAATAGATTCCGATAACAGACCTAATTTTGTAGTTTTCCAGATAGATGATATAACCAGGCAAAAGAAAGCTGATATTTCTTCCAGAGTTCCTGAAAGAAGTTTTGATTCCATCTTCGAAAACTCAACTGACGGTGTAGCTATCAATGAGCAGGTAGGCAATTTTTTAGAAGCTAACCAGATACTGTGTGATAAATTGGGGTACTCAAGAGATGAACTGCTAAATAAAACAGCAACTGAGTTTATCATCTTGAAATCCTCAAAGGTTTTTGCTGAGAAGGTAAGAGAGCTGTATCGGAATGGGCAGGCAGCAGTACAGGTTATGGCTATCTGTAAAAGTGGTGCTATTTTACCTGTAGAGCTGAGTATGTGGCTTATCGAATACAAAGGTAAACAGGCTATATTTTCGATTGTAGCTGATCTTACAAAACGAAAAAGCCGAACAAATGCTAAAGTATGA
- a CDS encoding APC family permease, which produces MWTNAFATAIILIFTAINFTGAKAVGKSEFFIVSIKVGVLLFFAAAGIFYMNPGNLSISTWPSSKNIFFGAGMVFLAYQGFGLITNAAEDMENPEKTLLKALYLSVMLVIFIYISVSLAVTGNLSVTEIENSKDYALAAASKPFLGAIGFKIMALAALFSTSSAINAALYGGANISYLLAKNGQLPYFFERKVWNRSPEGLFITSGLVILCANFLQLEGIGMLASASIILIYTAVNVSHLRLLKETGAKPYIVWAALLSSLVIFGILIYYEYMNSKTTLSLLGFTVFLCFAAEWTYRK; this is translated from the coding sequence ATCTGGACCAATGCTTTTGCTACAGCAATAATTCTCATTTTTACGGCTATTAATTTTACAGGAGCAAAAGCCGTTGGAAAATCCGAGTTTTTCATTGTTTCAATAAAAGTCGGTGTTTTGCTGTTTTTTGCAGCAGCCGGTATTTTTTATATGAATCCAGGAAACCTCTCAATTTCTACCTGGCCAAGTTCCAAAAATATCTTTTTTGGGGCAGGAATGGTGTTTCTTGCATACCAGGGTTTTGGGTTGATAACCAATGCCGCAGAAGATATGGAAAACCCGGAGAAAACCCTTCTAAAAGCTCTTTATTTGAGTGTCATGCTCGTCATTTTCATTTATATATCCGTCAGCCTTGCAGTAACGGGAAATCTTTCAGTCACTGAGATTGAAAATTCAAAGGACTATGCCCTTGCAGCTGCTTCAAAGCCTTTCCTGGGGGCTATAGGTTTCAAAATAATGGCTTTAGCTGCTCTTTTTTCAACTTCTTCCGCAATTAATGCCGCACTCTACGGCGGTGCAAACATAAGCTATCTACTTGCAAAAAATGGTCAATTACCTTATTTTTTTGAAAGAAAAGTCTGGAACAGAAGCCCAGAAGGACTTTTTATTACATCAGGTCTTGTTATTCTCTGTGCAAATTTTCTTCAACTAGAAGGAATAGGTATGCTTGCCAGTGCTTCCATTATTCTTATTTACACAGCCGTTAACGTTTCTCACCTTCGGCTGTTAAAAGAAACCGGAGCAAAACCTTACATAGTATGGGCTGCTCTTCTCAGCAGCCTTGTTATCTTTGGCATCCTTATATACTATGAATATATGAACTCGAAGACAACACTTTCTCTACTAGGGTTTACTGTTTTTCTCTGTTTTGCTGCCGAATGGACTTATAGAAAATAA